One segment of Streptomyces sp. YIM 121038 DNA contains the following:
- a CDS encoding bifunctional 5,10-methylenetetrahydrofolate dehydrogenase/5,10-methenyltetrahydrofolate cyclohydrolase, with protein sequence MSPTTSTVPAQLMDGTALARRVGEETAARAAELTRRTGAAPCLATVLVGEDPASVTYVRMKRNRCAKAGIVSRHVALPAATTTEELVATLGALSEDPTVHGILLQHPVGDHIDERAAFEAIAPHKDVDGVTLSSFAAMSFGRPGFVSCTPGGIMRLLDAYDVDLAGKRAVVVGRSAILGKPVGMLLLARDATVTYCHSRTAELSAHLREADVVVAAVGRPELIRGEDIKPGAVVIDAGYNAGNVGDVDFDGALNRARLITPVPGGVGPMTIAVLLEQTVAAAERQLGARAAR encoded by the coding sequence ATGTCCCCGACCACTTCGACGGTCCCTGCCCAGCTCATGGACGGCACCGCCCTCGCCCGCCGCGTGGGCGAGGAGACCGCGGCCCGCGCCGCCGAGCTGACCCGGCGCACGGGCGCGGCGCCCTGTCTCGCGACCGTGCTCGTGGGCGAGGACCCCGCGTCGGTCACGTACGTACGGATGAAGCGGAACCGCTGCGCGAAGGCGGGCATCGTCTCGCGGCACGTCGCGCTGCCCGCCGCGACCACGACCGAGGAGCTCGTCGCCACCCTCGGCGCCCTCTCCGAGGACCCGACCGTGCACGGCATCCTGCTGCAGCACCCCGTCGGGGACCACATCGACGAGCGCGCGGCCTTCGAGGCGATCGCCCCGCACAAGGACGTCGACGGCGTCACGCTCAGCTCGTTCGCCGCGATGAGCTTCGGGCGGCCCGGCTTCGTGTCCTGCACGCCGGGCGGGATCATGCGGCTCCTCGACGCGTACGACGTCGACCTCGCCGGGAAGCGGGCCGTCGTCGTGGGCCGCAGCGCGATCCTCGGCAAGCCCGTGGGCATGCTGCTGCTCGCCCGGGACGCGACCGTCACCTACTGCCACTCGCGCACCGCGGAGCTCTCCGCGCACCTGCGCGAGGCGGACGTCGTCGTGGCGGCCGTGGGCAGGCCCGAGCTGATCCGCGGCGAGGACATCAAGCCGGGCGCGGTCGTCATCGACGCCGGGTACAACGCGGGCAACGTCGGCGACGTCGACTTCGACGGCGCCCTGAACAGGGCCCGCCTCATCACCCCGGTCCCGGGCGGCGTGGGCCCCATGACCATCGCGGTGCTCCTCGAACAGACGGTGGCCGCCGCGGAGCGGCAGCTGGGGGCGCGCGCCGCACGGTGA
- a CDS encoding FAD-binding and (Fe-S)-binding domain-containing protein encodes MTSSIESTEAERAELGGELAQRLGADLDGEVRFDSVSRHLFARDASMYAITPLGVVFPRHADDVRAAVAAAVEHGVSVVPRGAGTSLAGQTTGPGIVLDLSRHMRRIVALEPEGRTALVEPGVVQDQLNRAAAPHGLMFGPDTSTSNRATVGGMIGNNSAGSGSLRYGMTIDHVRALDVVLSDATSAHLAPLTAGEHASRAGLDTLDGRIHRELPRLVAAHADAIADGFPQHWRRAGGYRLDRLAREDTPFDLAKFVVGSEGTLAVTTRALVDLVPKPAHTVFAVGHFTSVAGAIEATQDALACDPAAVELMDRTILDLSRQKIEYASLSTVLEGDPDALLFVSFTGDDERELLGSLDRLTALWKRHGHGYHTLRAVTAADRTALMKVRKSSLGLLMAASEGTKRPLAFIEDTAVDPVHLPAYTARLKKVLDRHGLTAGFYGHCSVGCLHIRPFLDVTDPEQRRTMREVAEEIKDLVTEYGGVNSSEHGDGLARSEFNRELFGDALYEAMRQVKGLFDPDDRLNPGKIVDAPAMTEHLRDAALPPAPGLRTRLDFEVAGGMRAAADRCMNIGLCRKSGTGAMCPSYMATRNEEDSTRGRAGALVQALSAPDPHAALGDERLHEVLDLCLMCKACKSECPLGVDMASLKAEALAHHHDEHGIPLRSRTFGAIRTLNRLGSATAPLSNLPGRLPLLRRLLERTLGITRHRPLPRYARRNLVRWFGRRTPAATTTQGTVVLLADSFTTYTEPEIGQAAVELLEHAGWNVHLESGGCCGRASLSKGLLDDASDKAFQLVHRLTETTPADAPITGCEPSCLMTLRDEHKALLPRDSAREAVTARVKQLEELLGDAVDDGRLTLRPDSWLSGRTLLYHGHCHQKAEVGTAATMALLRRIPGVEVTELDAGCCGMAGSFGFESEHYDLSMTVGADRLFPAVRAASADTVVVATGASCRQQIFHGTERTAWHPVQLLREAL; translated from the coding sequence ATGACATCCAGCATCGAGAGCACGGAGGCCGAGCGTGCCGAGCTCGGCGGTGAACTCGCCCAGCGGCTCGGCGCCGACCTCGACGGCGAGGTCCGCTTCGACTCCGTGAGCCGCCATCTGTTCGCCCGCGACGCCAGCATGTACGCCATCACCCCGCTCGGCGTCGTCTTCCCCCGGCACGCCGACGACGTGCGGGCCGCCGTCGCCGCGGCCGTCGAGCACGGCGTGTCCGTCGTGCCGCGCGGCGCCGGGACGAGCCTCGCCGGGCAGACCACCGGGCCCGGCATCGTCCTCGACCTCTCCCGCCACATGCGCCGCATCGTCGCGCTCGAACCGGAGGGCCGCACCGCCCTCGTCGAACCGGGCGTCGTCCAGGACCAGTTGAACCGCGCCGCCGCCCCGCACGGCCTGATGTTCGGCCCCGACACCTCCACCAGCAACCGCGCCACCGTCGGCGGCATGATCGGCAACAACTCGGCGGGCAGCGGCTCCCTGCGCTACGGCATGACCATCGACCACGTGCGCGCCCTGGACGTGGTGCTCTCCGACGCGACGAGCGCGCATCTGGCGCCGCTCACCGCCGGGGAACACGCGAGCCGCGCCGGGCTCGACACCCTGGACGGCCGCATCCACCGCGAACTGCCCCGGCTCGTCGCCGCCCACGCCGACGCCATCGCCGACGGCTTCCCGCAGCACTGGCGGCGCGCGGGCGGCTACCGCCTGGACCGGCTCGCCCGCGAGGACACCCCCTTCGACCTGGCGAAGTTCGTCGTCGGCTCCGAAGGCACCCTGGCCGTCACCACCCGGGCGCTCGTGGACCTCGTACCGAAACCGGCGCACACGGTCTTCGCCGTCGGCCACTTCACCTCGGTCGCCGGGGCCATCGAGGCCACCCAGGACGCGCTCGCCTGCGACCCGGCGGCCGTCGAGCTGATGGACCGCACGATCCTCGACCTGTCCCGGCAGAAGATCGAGTACGCCTCCCTCTCCACGGTCCTCGAAGGCGACCCGGACGCGCTGCTCTTCGTGTCGTTCACCGGCGACGACGAGCGCGAACTGCTCGGCAGCCTGGACCGGTTGACGGCCCTGTGGAAGCGGCACGGCCACGGCTACCACACGCTCAGGGCCGTCACCGCCGCCGACCGGACGGCCCTGATGAAGGTCCGCAAGTCGAGCCTCGGGCTGCTCATGGCCGCGAGCGAGGGCACCAAGCGGCCCCTGGCGTTCATCGAGGACACCGCCGTCGACCCCGTCCACCTGCCCGCGTACACCGCCCGGCTGAAGAAGGTCCTCGACCGGCACGGCCTCACCGCGGGCTTCTACGGCCACTGCTCGGTGGGCTGTCTGCACATCCGCCCGTTCCTCGACGTCACCGACCCCGAGCAGCGCAGGACCATGCGCGAGGTCGCCGAGGAGATCAAGGACCTCGTCACCGAGTACGGCGGGGTCAACTCCAGCGAGCACGGCGACGGCCTGGCCCGCAGCGAGTTCAACCGCGAGCTGTTCGGCGACGCCCTGTACGAGGCCATGCGCCAGGTCAAGGGCCTCTTCGACCCGGACGACCGGCTCAACCCCGGCAAGATCGTCGACGCCCCCGCCATGACCGAGCACCTGCGCGACGCGGCGCTGCCGCCCGCGCCCGGTCTGCGCACCCGGCTCGACTTCGAGGTGGCGGGCGGGATGCGCGCGGCCGCCGACCGCTGCATGAACATCGGTCTGTGCCGCAAGTCCGGCACCGGCGCCATGTGCCCCTCCTACATGGCCACGCGCAACGAGGAGGACTCCACGCGCGGCCGCGCCGGCGCCCTCGTCCAGGCCCTCTCGGCACCCGACCCGCACGCCGCGCTCGGCGACGAGCGGCTGCACGAGGTCCTCGACCTGTGCCTGATGTGCAAGGCGTGCAAGAGCGAGTGCCCCCTCGGCGTGGACATGGCCTCACTGAAGGCGGAGGCCCTCGCCCACCACCACGACGAGCACGGGATCCCGCTGCGCTCCCGGACCTTCGGGGCGATCCGCACCCTCAACCGCCTCGGCTCGGCCACCGCCCCGCTCTCCAACCTGCCCGGCCGCCTCCCGCTCCTGCGCCGCCTCCTGGAGCGCACCCTCGGCATCACCCGCCACCGCCCGCTGCCGCGTTACGCCCGCCGCAACCTGGTGCGCTGGTTCGGCCGCCGCACGCCCGCCGCGACGACCACCCAGGGCACGGTCGTGCTGCTCGCCGACTCCTTCACCACGTACACCGAGCCGGAGATCGGGCAGGCGGCCGTGGAGCTCCTCGAACACGCCGGGTGGAACGTGCACCTGGAGAGCGGCGGCTGCTGCGGCCGGGCCAGCCTGTCCAAGGGCCTCCTGGACGACGCGAGCGACAAGGCCTTCCAGCTGGTCCACCGCCTCACCGAGACCACCCCGGCCGACGCCCCCATCACCGGCTGCGAACCGTCCTGCCTGATGACCCTGCGCGACGAGCACAAGGCGCTGCTGCCCCGCGACTCGGCCCGCGAGGCGGTCACGGCACGGGTGAAGCAGCTCGAGGAACTGCTCGGCGACGCCGTCGACGACGGCCGCCTCACCCTGCGCCCCGACTCCTGGCTGAGCGGGCGCACCCTCCTCTACCACGGCCACTGCCACCAGAAGGCGGAGGTCGGCACGGCGGCCACCATGGCGCTGCTGCGCCGCATCCCCGGAGTGGAGGTCACCGAACTGGACGCGGGCTGCTGCGGCATGGCCGGCTCCTTCGGCTTCGAGTCCGAGCACTACGACCTCTCGATGACCGTGGGAGCCGACCGTCTCTTCCCCGCCGTGCGGGCCGCGTCCGCCGACACCGTCGTGGTCGCCACGGGCGCCTCGTGCCGCCAGCAGATCTTCCACGGCACGGAGCGCACCGCGTGGCACCCGGTGCAGCTGCTGCGCGAGGCGCTGTGA
- a CDS encoding trypsin-like serine protease, with protein sequence MRRKKALLATGAAVFSMALLGTAGQGASADEDGRRTVAVAEVAGKDAARKMAQQRPLVAAADVIRWAQERGRFAGFTGIALERGRVALYWKGALPARMREAVAEARGTARVRIVTAPYSLKELKTASARLQERLRAEPSLGHTVKIPADGSGLVVAADPVRGAAAAAPRTAAALEGDLGVPVRTIREGRMKERSRDNDSHPWSGGALIKINGVPCSSGFGVRNGSGAQYVLTAAHCGQPGGRTTNGADQYIGTVGPRHQPHDVMLIPTSDVDDFMYTGAWGDERGVRVDGWDWVYTGEYLCQSGVTSAAETGGPVCNLKVKFFYNDTEDLVEAEQMNGQAAARGGDSGGPVYAASANGGAIAKGTVTRSLGSGLGFQDFGTAWRDFGVWIDK encoded by the coding sequence ATGCGTCGCAAGAAGGCTCTCCTCGCCACGGGCGCGGCAGTGTTCAGCATGGCGTTACTCGGTACGGCGGGGCAGGGCGCGAGCGCCGACGAGGACGGCCGGAGGACGGTGGCCGTCGCTGAGGTCGCGGGCAAGGACGCCGCACGCAAGATGGCCCAGCAACGGCCGCTGGTCGCGGCGGCCGACGTCATCAGATGGGCACAGGAACGCGGCCGGTTCGCGGGCTTCACCGGCATCGCCCTGGAGCGCGGCCGCGTCGCCCTGTACTGGAAGGGCGCGCTGCCCGCCCGGATGCGCGAGGCCGTCGCCGAGGCGCGCGGCACGGCGCGGGTGCGGATCGTGACGGCCCCGTACTCGCTCAAGGAGCTGAAGACCGCTTCGGCCCGGCTCCAGGAGCGGCTGCGGGCCGAGCCGTCGCTCGGCCACACCGTGAAGATCCCCGCGGACGGCAGCGGGCTCGTCGTCGCCGCGGACCCGGTCCGCGGCGCGGCGGCCGCCGCGCCGCGCACGGCCGCCGCCCTCGAGGGGGACCTGGGCGTGCCGGTGCGCACCATCCGCGAGGGCAGGATGAAGGAGCGCAGCCGCGACAACGACTCCCACCCCTGGTCGGGCGGCGCGCTCATCAAGATCAACGGCGTGCCCTGCTCGTCGGGGTTCGGTGTGCGCAACGGGTCGGGCGCGCAGTACGTCCTCACTGCCGCGCACTGCGGCCAGCCGGGCGGCCGGACCACGAACGGGGCCGACCAGTACATCGGCACGGTCGGGCCGCGCCACCAGCCCCACGACGTCATGCTGATCCCCACGTCCGACGTGGACGACTTCATGTACACGGGTGCGTGGGGCGACGAGCGGGGCGTGCGGGTCGATGGCTGGGACTGGGTGTACACCGGCGAGTACCTGTGCCAGTCCGGTGTCACCAGCGCCGCGGAGACCGGCGGGCCCGTCTGCAACCTGAAAGTGAAGTTCTTCTACAACGACACCGAGGACCTGGTGGAGGCCGAGCAGATGAACGGCCAGGCGGCGGCGCGGGGAGGTGACAGCGGCGGCCCCGTGTACGCGGCCTCCGCCAACGGGGGCGCGATCGCCAAGGGCACGGTGACGCGCTCACTCGGTTCCGGCCTCGGCTTCCAGGACTTCGGCACCGCCTGGCGCGACTTCGGGGTGTGGATCGACAAGTAG
- a CDS encoding TetR family transcriptional regulator, whose product MEATVRVIARDGAAGVTHRTVAREAELPTTATTYYFSSIDALLTAALTQCMEEDSARVEALAEAPGGPTLRALAELMARLLSPPGHLLAEFELCLLAARRPEQRAATRRWHEALAAFARRFTHEPLRVKLFTHAYDGLLLQGLLADKPPTADEFEELLRELLPEPAPGPP is encoded by the coding sequence ATCGAAGCCACCGTGCGCGTCATCGCCCGCGACGGCGCCGCGGGCGTCACCCACCGCACGGTGGCCCGCGAGGCGGAGCTGCCCACGACCGCCACGACGTACTACTTCAGCAGCATCGACGCCCTCCTCACCGCGGCGCTCACCCAGTGCATGGAGGAGGACTCCGCGCGCGTCGAGGCGCTCGCGGAGGCGCCCGGCGGCCCCACGCTCCGGGCGCTCGCGGAGCTCATGGCGCGGCTCCTCAGCCCGCCCGGACACCTGCTCGCGGAGTTCGAGCTGTGTCTGCTCGCGGCGCGCCGCCCCGAGCAGCGGGCGGCGACCCGGCGCTGGCACGAGGCGCTCGCCGCGTTCGCCCGCCGTTTCACGCACGAGCCGCTGCGCGTGAAGCTCTTCACCCACGCCTACGACGGGCTGCTGCTCCAGGGCCTGCTCGCGGACAAGCCCCCGACGGCCGACGAGTTCGAGGAACTGCTGCGGGAGCTCCTGCCCGAGCCCGCCCCGGGCCCGCCGTAG
- a CDS encoding aminotransferase class V-fold PLP-dependent enzyme produces MTVRTGRHFLQIPGPTNVPDRVLRAMAAPTLDHRGPEFAELTRRVLDGLKPVFGTTSPVVVYPSSGTGAWEAALVNTLSPGDRVLCFETGHFATLWRDMAESLGLEVEFVPGDWRHGASPEAAADLLTADLAHRIKAVCVVHNETSTGVTSRVPEIRAALDATGHPALLLVDTVSSLASIEYHHEAWGVDVTVTGSQKGLMLPPGLGFNAVSPKAVEASRTARLPRSYWDWAPILDANAAGFFPYTPATNLLYGLEEALRMLAEEGIEQVWARHARHAAATRAAVRGWGLDVLCADDREHSGSLTAVLLPDGQDADAVRKIVLERFDMSLGTGLGRLAGKVFRIGHLGHFNDLTLAGTLAGVQMGLELAGIAVGSEGLAAGLDYLRMA; encoded by the coding sequence ATGACCGTCAGGACCGGCCGTCACTTTCTGCAGATTCCCGGACCCACCAACGTTCCCGACCGCGTTCTGCGCGCCATGGCCGCACCCACCCTCGACCACCGGGGCCCCGAGTTCGCCGAGCTCACCCGCCGGGTGCTCGACGGCCTCAAGCCCGTGTTCGGCACGACGTCCCCGGTGGTCGTCTATCCGTCGTCGGGCACCGGCGCCTGGGAGGCGGCCCTGGTCAACACGCTCAGCCCGGGCGACCGCGTGCTGTGCTTCGAGACCGGCCACTTCGCCACGCTGTGGCGGGACATGGCCGAATCCCTCGGCCTGGAGGTGGAGTTCGTGCCCGGCGACTGGCGGCACGGCGCCTCGCCCGAGGCCGCCGCCGACCTCCTCACCGCCGACCTGGCCCACCGGATCAAGGCCGTCTGCGTGGTGCACAACGAGACCTCGACCGGCGTCACGAGCCGCGTGCCGGAGATCCGTGCCGCCCTGGACGCCACCGGGCACCCCGCCCTGCTCCTGGTCGACACCGTCTCCTCGCTCGCCTCGATCGAGTACCACCACGAGGCGTGGGGCGTCGACGTGACCGTGACCGGCTCGCAGAAGGGCCTCATGCTGCCGCCCGGCCTCGGCTTCAACGCGGTCAGCCCCAAGGCGGTCGAGGCGTCCCGCACCGCCCGGCTGCCCAGGTCGTACTGGGACTGGGCGCCGATCCTCGACGCGAACGCCGCCGGGTTCTTCCCGTACACGCCCGCCACCAACCTCCTCTACGGCCTGGAGGAGGCCCTGCGCATGCTCGCGGAGGAGGGCATCGAACAGGTCTGGGCGCGGCACGCCCGGCACGCCGCCGCCACCCGGGCCGCCGTGCGCGGCTGGGGACTCGACGTGCTGTGCGCCGACGACCGGGAGCACTCGGGATCGCTGACCGCCGTGCTCCTGCCGGACGGCCAGGACGCCGACGCCGTACGGAAGATCGTCCTGGAGCGCTTCGACATGTCGCTCGGCACGGGCCTCGGGCGGCTCGCGGGCAAGGTCTTCCGCATCGGCCACCTCGGTCACTTCAACGACCTCACCCTCGCCGGGACCCTCGCCGGGGTGCAGATGGGCCTGGAGCTCGCCGGGATCGCGGTCGGTTCCGAGGGGCTCGCCGCCGGGCTCGACTACCTCCGCATGGCCTGA
- a CDS encoding nuclear transport factor 2 family protein: protein MTHLPDTGYTPTAEDRASLDAWFAAYDAASGKRDVERMADMAVFPLNLVSDDSQGDGRSAQWDRQRFVATMTQVMGDGSQDITFESTRTPVFLSASMAVVFTDSTMTADGHTQQLRYADILLKRDGTWAFQTMIQGGWGDNL, encoded by the coding sequence ATGACTCATCTGCCCGACACCGGATACACCCCGACCGCCGAGGACCGCGCGAGCCTGGACGCCTGGTTCGCCGCTTACGACGCGGCGAGCGGCAAGCGGGACGTGGAGCGCATGGCCGACATGGCGGTGTTCCCGCTCAACCTGGTGAGCGACGACTCGCAGGGGGACGGCCGGTCGGCGCAGTGGGACCGGCAGCGGTTCGTCGCCACCATGACGCAGGTGATGGGCGACGGCAGCCAGGACATCACCTTCGAGTCCACCCGGACCCCGGTGTTCCTCTCCGCGTCGATGGCCGTGGTCTTCACGGACTCGACGATGACGGCGGACGGCCACACCCAGCAGCTCCGGTACGCCGACATCCTGCTCAAGCGGGACGGGACCTGGGCGTTCCAGACCATGATCCAGGGCGGCTGGGGAGACAACCTGTAA